The Plasmodium vinckei vinckei genome assembly, chromosome: PVVCY_14 genome window below encodes:
- a CDS encoding transcription factor with AP2 domain(s), putative, translated as MNDEMGAKGNLHVGKLRNIKGEYGNENNGYNSYDPLDENPQARENDDAETNDSMSRQSVNDYDCIDNPNNDIYIKQGKIRGRENASKNDEENFNSAINNSKIKVFNMNYKNNYNKQYDESYIACNNTKNKMYDDDGDEYDDDNDDSRKINTKRGSINQENYEGINRRNGNKIRIINREEKNENNQNYYDEYSEQYDNDIGYEMNQKNNSAKNNISQYRNSIDLPKTGRNKKKKTNDNIYYYDEVNTDMFNLKKNTNIDKLTKKQLIAYIKSNSREDGDEISNNMMQYDEKNEMNKNYIEGLRENCVNDEHNYSDDLYLPNKNYSYKNNGNNRINGKAINVRERKKRNRASKFSPTNNDNEYNGHDRVDDDGQYQNDNLPSDNDEDMHTNIYDSNKFVKMHNNINRGEELNDIDNIHTGKVKSEIINKDLKGYESGDICNSNNTKFHELIKNDKKRKEYMSEMKNKDNVLNSNNENYFKLHSNLPSNLLSTSTSSGYSNDNVKTNTQNYSINELSSNAFTNKFYGDETLPSNLNMNDELAKTHTSFNSTPFDKKKRGKSEGKKFGINSYNNTFDANSNTISYMNMKEMNTDLINSKRLKHMGKGNRVNMDDTLDTSIMFDDDYTTNEIENKKNINLNTSSNMIRSNGQNFNSNLNGKNKIHDDDDDNDMISHDETKYNRRINKTGNSSYILRKDSACDSKNNNVLWRSADETSAQMEMGYNEKISNTSVNKYKGGNNKDDDEQFERSILFKSKSYSEKVKLANLYLNKKSSVFSEFNDDKYEQENTKKKHKLQNTNYIHNNDSKFLLNRTKSLNMNLNISTNDQEEYDTKQNGDDNHINSYSSRENNRDDGMINVTEEHMLNSNPLASEPPLNEMRNLSKVGSRKKYGLITKVEKECNENDDQDIGMSNELSNTIHGNIINDLNDEVHNDTNNDPMNDNINEVHNVMGSNKTSSSISNGRSSNIISSSKPPIDINVCTLANCPTHNPQGYTKTLSKKGDGQGDGQEESEELKRIPGVYYDKNSQRWFGEHKINGVKCAQSFAVKKHGCEEAKRLAIEWKKARIRGEAWDKFVNKKKKSNNNASCINKAAKTNRESVEELRIKYLSMSKNMPKVRGVWFNSTPQRMGWVGQAYKKCKRIERIFSVNKYGFEGARKLAIAFRNSQKPSNEDSDEDSSSKDDKGMPKNEDNMNNYDYKNNYSNDINDMNHDNNTHGNNIAAMSTADTTSSNHNKNEDDYDDDNMNCNGDNIKNSGTIDTRINLCRDAILFILHDLETILELDTPMLNKNANIYKACIKHHLNYLTLIKHEEQIIPYLNVFGDYIQKCILPTDLPYAELYVLIDSLIHSDILPSFDHKEKFSEYSVAEDPGIITPSMLL; from the coding sequence ATGAACGATGAAATGGGTGCAAAAGGAAATTTGCATGTTGGAAAATTACGAAACATAAAGGGTGAATAtggaaatgaaaataatggatATAATTCATATGACCCATTAGATGAAAACCCCCAAGCTAGAGAAAATGATGATGCAGAAACAAATGATTCTATGTCTAGACAATCCGTAAATGATTATGATTGCATAGACAAtccaaataatgatatatatataaaacaaggAAAAATTAGAGGCCGAGAAAATGcatcaaaaaatgatgaagaaaaCTTTAATTCAGctattaataattcaaaaattaaagtatttaatatgaactataaaaataactatAATAAGCAATACGATGAATCATATATTGCATGTAACAATACaaagaataaaatgtatGATGATGATGGTGATGAATATGATGACGATAATGATGATagtagaaaaataaatacaaaaagaGGTAGCATAAATcaagaaaattatgaagGGATAAATAGGAGgaatggaaataaaattcgAATCATTAATAgggaagaaaaaaatgaaaataatcaaaacTATTATGATGAATATTCAGAACAATATGACAATGATATTGGTTATGAAATGaaccaaaaaaataattcggcaaaaaataatatttcacaATATAGAAATAGCATAGACTTACCAAAAACTGgaagaaacaaaaaaaaaaaaactaatgataatatatattattacgaCGAGGTAAATACAGATatgtttaatttaaaaaaaaatacaaacattgataaattaacaaaaaaacaattaatagcatatataaaaagtaattCACGAGAAGACGGTGATGAAAttagtaataatatgatgcaatatgatgaaaaaaatgaaatgaataaaaattatattgaaGGATTACGAGAAAATTGTGTAAACGATGAACATAATTATTCGgatgatttatatttacctaataaaaattattcttataaaaataatggaaataatagAATTAATGGGAAAGCTATAAATGTACGAgaacgaaaaaaaagaaatcgAGCTTCTAAATTTTCTCCTACAAATAATGACAATGAGTATAATGGGCATGATAGAGTAGATGACGATGGTCAATATCAAAACGATAACCTTCCTAGTGATAATGATGAAGATATGCAcactaatatatatgatagtaataaatttgtaaaaatgcACAACAATATAAATCGTGGGGAAgaattaaatgatataGACAATATACATACAGGTAAAGTCAAAAGcgaaattataaataaagatttAAAAGGGTATGAATCTGGTGATATTtgtaatagtaataatacaaaatttcatgaattaataaaaaatgataaaaaaagaaaagaatatatgtctgaaatgaaaaataaagacaatgttttaaatagcaataatgaaaattacTTTAAATTACATTCAAATTTACCAAGTAATTTATTAAGTACTAGTACAAGTAGTGGGTATAGCAATGATAatgtaaaaacaaatactcaaaattatagtataaatgaattatcTTCAAATGCATTtactaataaattttatggtGATGAAACATTACCAAGTAATTTGAATATGAATGATGAATTGGCTAAAACACACACAAGTTTTAATTCTACTccatttgataaaaaaaaaagaggaaaAAGCGAAGGCAAAAAATTTGGaataaattcatataataacacATTTGATGCAAACTCAAATACTATTAGCTATATGAATATGAAAGAAATGAATACcgatttaataaattcaaAAAGATTGAAGCACATGGGTAAAGGTAATAGAGTAAATATGGATGATACACTAGATACCAGTATTATGTTTGATGATGATTATACAACCAAtgaaatagaaaataaaaaaaatataaatctcAATACTAGTTCAAACATGATTAGAAGTAATGGccaaaattttaattcaaaCTTAAATggcaaaaataaaattcatgatgatgatgatgatAATGATATGATATCTCATGATGAAactaaatataatagacgaataaataaaacaggAAATAgctcatatattttaagaaAAGATAGTGCTTGTgatagtaaaaataataatgtattatGGCGAAGTGCTGATGAGACAAGTGCACAAATGGAAATGGGGTATAacgaaaaaataagtaatacttctgtaaataaatataaaggtggaaataataaagatgatGATGAACAATTCGAACgaagtatattatttaaaagcaAAAGTTATAGTGAAAAAGTCAAACTTGCAAatctttatttaaacaaaaaatcaTCTGTTTTCTCTGAATTTAATGATGATAAGTACGAGCaagaaaatacaaaaaagaaacataaattacaaaatacaaattatattcataataatgatagtaaatttttattaaatagaACAAAAAGTCTAAATATGAATCTAAATATATCAACAAATGATCAAGAAGAATATGATACTAAACAAAATGGAGACGATAATCATATTAATTCCTATTCTAGTAGAGAAAATAATAGAGATGATGGCATGATTAATGTTACTGAAGAACATATGTTAAATTCAAACCCTCTTGCATCTGAACCCCCATTAAATGAAATGCGTAATTTATCAAAAGTAGGaagtagaaaaaaatatggttTAATTACAAAGGTCGAAAAAGAATGTAATGAAAACGATGATCAAGATATTGGAATGTCAAATGAATTGTCAAACACAATCCATGGAAATATTATCAACGACCTAAATGATGAGGTGCATAATGATACAAATAACGACCCAAtgaatgataatataaatgaagtACATAATGTCATGGGAAGTAATAAAACAAGTAGTAGTATTTCTAATGGAAGATCTAGCAATATTATTTCAAGTTCCAAACCCCCAATTGATATAAATGTGTGCACATTGGCTAATTGCCCAACGCATAACCCACAAGGTTATACTAAAactttatcaaaaaaaggAGATGGCCAAGGAGATGGACAGGAAGAAAGTGAAGAATTGAAAAGAATACCAGGAGtatattatgataaaaattcaCAAAGATGGTTTGGtgaacataaaataaatggcGTTAAATGTGCTCAGAGTTTTGCTGTGAAAAAACATGGATGTGAAGAAGCAAAAAGATTAGCTATTGAATGGAAAAAGGCTAGAATTAGAGGAGAAGCGTGGGataaatttgtaaataaaaagaaaaagagcAATAATAATGCTAGTTGCATAAACAAAGCAGCAAAAACTAATAGGGAATCAGTAGAAGAattaagaataaaatatttatctatGAGTAAAAATATGCCAAAAGTTAGAGGAGTATGGTTTAATTCAACACCACAAAGAATGGGATGGGTTGGACaagcatataaaaaatgtaaaagaATCGAAAGAATTTTTTCAGTTAATAAGTATGGATTTGAAGGGGCACGAAAATTAGCTATAGCATTTAGAAATTCACAAAAACCATCTAATGAAGATAGTGATGAAGATAGCTCATCAAAAGATGATAAAGGAATGCctaaaaatgaagataacatgaataattatgattacaaaaataattactctaatgatataaatgatatgaatcatgataataatactcATGGTAATAACATTGCTGCTATGTCTACTGCTGATACAACTTCAAGtaatcataataaaaacgaAGATGATTATGATGATGATAATATGAATTGCAATGgggataatataaaaaattctgGCACAATAGATACAAgaataaatttatgtagAGAtgctatattatttattttacacgATTTAGAAACAATATTAGAATTAGACACGCCTatgttaaataaaaatgcgaatatatataaagcaTGCATAAAGCaccatttaaattatttaacattaataaaacatGAAGAACAAATTATTCCATATTTAAACGTTTTTGGGgattatatacaaaaatgtattttacCAACTGATTTACCATATGCTGAACTTTATGTTCTCATTGATTCATTAATTCATAGTGATATATTACCTTCATTTGAtcataaagaaaaattttcCGAATATTCAGTTGCCGAAGATCCGGGAATCATAACTCCATCAATGTTGTTATGA
- a CDS encoding ATP-dependent zinc metalloprotease FTSH 1, putative: MNSNQYANGNYASSESDKHGDEVDSALLPNGDRKYMNKNKNNQYSIDNGYYGYYDKFFGKRRNKKWNYCIIFFLGVCLGFAIWPFFMTIITYKLVYKDNYNNHNFPTSDSSNSLKPYINDKNNKNDTPNNKTPPNDHGQKKPSPHFKPVKFDEIAGIDESKLELLEVVDFIKNRERYQEMGARMPKGVLLVGPPGSGKTMLARAVATEANVPYIYTSGPEFIEIYVGQGAKRIRQLFSHARSVAPSIVFIDEIDAIGGKRSNSASNGAGQKEHDQTLNQLLVEMDGFSNTVHIMVIGATNRIDTLDSALLRPGRFDRIVYVPLPDVNGRKKILEIYIKKIKSNLNANDIERMSRLTPGFSGADLENLVNEATILATRNKKSLVTINELFEARDKVSMGPERKSLKQSEYQRRITAYHEAGHAIVAYFLHPKTDPIHKATIISRGSALGYVEQIPADDRHNYFKSQMEAKLAVCMGGRTAEEIVFGKSETSSGASSDISRATDIAYKMVTEWGMSDKLGPLNYKKRMGDGYSSMRLSAQTISAIETEVKTLVEKGKSISEEILRKHRKELDNLAFALLDKETLTGEEIKKIVDPNNTRDQSNKYKLLNKDSKNNNSPNDYDSSGKKPVRSNGKTDTSKNEMNEPNSYENKYNDFRGIDTNDKDINNNMKFDESNDINKMANIIEHKHIDDKDIMTLSTDKEIGVLSKHLKNENKKLKKKYSKDPNTKNSNALKVINSHRPSYHSKNENIDSENSINNLSDDFPNNIRNTRGSENNYDNDNTVKNTSEIFTNDFSEENNNENLSSVKSKDINYNNFQEIVDIPPITNVSEMKKFNIYEHNLNKLFLFDIFNN, encoded by the coding sequence ATGAATTCTAATCAATATGCAAATGGCAACTATGCATCTTCCGAATCAGACAAACATGGCGATGAAGTTGATTCTGCATTACTGCCAAATGGagatagaaaatatatgaacaaGAACAAGAATAACCAATATAGTATTGACAATGGGTATTATGGatattatgataaattttttggTAAACgaagaaacaaaaaatggaattattgtatcatattttttctagGCGTATGCCTAGGATTCGCTATATggccattttttatgacaatcattacatataaattagtttataaagataattataataatcataattttcCAACAAGTGATAGTTCAAATTCTTTAAAaccatatataaatgataaaaataacaagaATGATACtcctaataataaaacaccACCAAATGATCACGGTCAAAAAAAACCATCTCCACATTTTAAACCTGTAAAATTTGATGAAATTGCAGGAATAGATGAATCAAAATTAGAACTTTTAGAAGTCGttgattttataaaaaatagagaaCGTTATCAAGAAATGGGCGCAAGAATGCCTAAGGGTGTATTATTAGTTGGACCTCCAGGATCTGGTAAAACTATGCTAGCTCGAGCAGTAGCTACAGAAGCTAATGtcccatatatatatacatctGGGCCTGAAtttatagaaatatatgtaGGTCAAGGAGCAAAAAGAATCAGGCAATTATTTTCCCATGCTCGATCAGTTGCACCGTCAATCGTTTTTATCGATGAAATTGATGCAATAGGAGGGAAAAGAAGCAATAGTGCATCTAATGGTGCAGGACAAAAAGAACATGATCAAACATTAAATCAATTATTAGTTGAAATGGATGGATTTAGTAATACTGTACATATTATGGTCATAGGGGCAACGAATAGAATTGATACTTTAGATAGTGCTTTACTTAGACCAGGAAGATTTGATAGAATTGTATATGTCCCATTACCAGATGTAAACggcagaaaaaaaatattagaaatttacataaaaaaaattaaaagtaaTTTAAATGCGAATGATATTGAAAGAATGTCGAGATTGACACCTGGTTTTTCGGGTGCTGATTTAGAAAACCTTGTAAATGAAGCAACTATATTAGCTACAcgaaacaaaaaaagtttagttactataaatgaattatttgaaGCACGAGATAAAGTTTCGATGGGGCCCGAAAGAAAATCGTTAAAACAATCAGAGTACCAAAGACGAATAACTGCTTATCATGAAGCTGGGCATGCAATAGTTgcatattttcttcatccCAAAACCGATCCTATACATAAAGCTACTATTATTTCTAGAGGAAGTGCTTTAGGGTATGTAGAGCAAATTCCTGCTGATGATAgacataattattttaaaagccAAATGGAAGCAAAATTAGCAGTATGCATGGGTGGACGAACAGCAGAAGAAATTGTTTTCGGAAAATCTGAAACAAGTAGTGGAGCATCTAGTGATATTTCAAGAGCTACTGATATAGCTTATAAAATGGTAACCGAGTGGGGAATGTCAGATAAATTAGGCccattaaattataaaaaaagaatggGTGATGGCTATTCTTCTATGAGATTATCAGCTCAAACTATATCAGCTATAGAAACAGAAGTTAAAACATTAGTAGAAAAGGGAAAAAGCATATCCGAAGAAATTTTAAGAAAGCATAGAAAAGAATTAGATAATTTAGCCTTTGCATTATTAGATAAAGAAACATTAACTGGagaagaaattaaaaaaatcgtTGATCCGAATAATACAAGGGAccaatcaaataaatataaactcTTGAATAAAGATTCTAAGAATAACAATTCACCAAATGATTACGATAGTAGTGGAAAGAAGCCTGTACGAAGTAATGGAAAAACAGACACATCAAAAAACGAAATGAATGAACCAAATtcttatgaaaataaatacaacgATTTTAGAGGAATAGATACCAATGATAAAGATATCaacaataatatgaaatttGATGAATCTaatgatattaataaaatggcGAATATTATCGAACATAAACACATCGATGATAAAGATATAATGACACTTTCGACTGATAAAGAAATTGGAGTTTTAAGtaaacatttaaaaaatgaaaacaaaaaacttaagaaaaaatattcaaaggATCCCAACACCAAGAATAGCAATGCGCTAAAAGTGATAAATAGTCACAGACCGTCATATCATtctaaaaatgaaaacattGACTCAGAAAATAGTATTAATAACTTATCGGATGATTTTCCTAACAATATTAGAAATACTAGAGGCAGTGAAAACAATTATGATAATGATAACACTGTAAAAAATACTAGTGAAATTTTTACAAACGATTTTtctgaagaaaataataatgagaATTTAAGCTCTGTCAAAtcaaaagatataaattataataattttcagGAAATAGTAGATATACCACCTATCACAAATGTTTCtgaaatgaaaaagttcaatatttatgagcataatttgaataaattatttttatttgacatttttaataattaa
- a CDS encoding mitochondrial ribosomal protein L23 precursor, putative: MFLSLIHFTPPKTPRNVFFPWQTFCVHKSGSFLEKNRLALRVPINLTKFEIREYLRKIYNAKVIKVNTLIKIPERRRNLSDHRFNYYRNGPIYKKAIITLEHEVPDSVKMIQSCKNIGRNPYITKKNVIYGVRSDVKITPTRSQLWHMGECRYSWRLPLTNLLADYKMNLNPDLRIDENYVQLAPDPTKPFMHSGVSSETFKPDNVPDQTFPHINLTPWRRQVKKIYDSGTLAPPESLHHVSKRSETIEYANQNKGDRKSSRSSEWKPPS, from the exons atgtttctaagtttaattcattttacACCGCCGAAAACCCCAcgaaatgttttttttccatgGCAAACTTTTTGTGTGCATAAATCAGGAAGctttttagaaaaaaataggtTAGCTTTAAGAGTACCAATtaatttaacaaaatttgaaattagagaatatttaagaaaaatatacaatgcAAAAGTAATCAAGGTAAATACGTTAATTAAAATACCAGAAAGGCGGAGAAATTTAAGTGACCATcgttttaattattatagaaATGGgcctatatataaaaaagcaaTTATAACATTGGAACATGAAGTACCAGATAGTGTTAAAATGATTCAATcgtgtaaaaatataggtAGAAATCCttatattacaaaaaaaaatgttatttaCGGTGTTAGAAGTGATGTAAAAATTACACCAACAAGATCGCAACTATGGCATATGGGAGAATGTAGATATTCATGGAGATTGCCTTTAACAAATTTGTTAGCGgattataaaatgaatttaaatCCTGATTTAAGAATTGATGAAAATTATGTTCAACTCGCACCAGATCCTACAAAACCGTTTATGCATTCTGGTGTTTCATCAGAAACTTTTAAACCGGATAATGTACCTGACCAAACATTTCCtcat ATTAATTTAACACCTTGGAGAAGGCaagtaaagaaaatatatgactCAGGTACTTTAGCGCCACCCGAATCATTGCATCATGTTTCTAAACGTAGTGAAACAATTGAATATgcaaatcaaaataaaggAGATAGAAAATCTTCCAGAAGCAGTGAATGGAAACCTCCATCATAA
- a CDS encoding DNA gyrase subunit B, putative, with product MKGGLAKFLSLAILTITYLLRQTKCKQNGYINNLRVKDGNSLNFLKAKLNAEEASGYFSKYDRNLFSHLRKKKHTKGPNYMFLKSLQPINNKKKELNKTVKQNSKHSFRCNNYDAKDIVILEGLEAVRKRPGMYIGNTDSKGLHQILFEIVDNAVDEYNNHECNQIKVIIHNDESITIEDNGRGIPCDIHEKTKKSALETVLTVLHSGAKFLDDDTNMVVEEEKVKQKKTKKEVQETGNSNVSNNSKGADTSVDGTKENKDKNKTNESLQKYKYSSGLHGVGLSVSNALSTFMKVNVFRDNKIYNIELEKGKVVKELNVQDCPIKKRGTQIHYKPDNTIFKTNIKHNSEFIKNRLHQLAYLNDKLTFYFYDERNSNKSNSDKVSENGENNSYNKLDNYEYEIIKHEGGLDEYMEKLTKNKTNLFKVNNKVISISCFQKNIHVDLKLKWVTNQYNENILSFVNNVNTIDGGTHVDAMKYAISRSINYNVKKNESIKNFVNIPGEYIREGLTAILSIKMNNPEFEGQTKTKLGSYYLKPILESIIFEKLSEIFDFEPNLLNTIYLKALQAKKSDEEAKAARDLIRSKNNQYYSTILPGKLVDCISDDITKNEIFIVEGDSAAGSAKQARNREIQAILPLKGKILNVEKIKNNKKIFENVELKSLITAIGLSVNYDNSKTGKSTTNKRNDNKDIKKNNFIDNSLRYGKIIIMTDADVDGEHICILLLTFLYRFQKEIIENGNVYVACPPLYKVTYNKFYDNNIKDRVISKFNVTTKSSKYIIHTYSDSELNELLALLDMDKAQTLENKNNLKKRKKENFLNGQGKLNATNEDENNANFDQQNDQDNSEQSQTNSFISNDMSFSSSKKYEIQRFKGLGEMMADQLWSTTMDPQVRKLIRVTVSDAIKANNLINSLMGEDSKSRKDFIIKNSSSN from the coding sequence ATGAAAGGCGGACTGGCAAAGTTCCTCTCTCTCGCAATCCTTActataacatatttattacgGCAAACTAAGTGTAAACAAAATggatatattaataatttgagAGTGAAAGATGGGAATagtttgaattttttaaaagcaAAATTAAATGCAGAAGAAGCGTCTGggtatttttcaaaatatgatagaaatttattttcccatctcagaaaaaaaaaacacacaAAAGGACCAAActatatgtttttaaaaagctTGCAGccaattaataataaaaagaaggAATTGAATAAAACTGTAAAGCAAAATAGTAAGCATAGTTTTCGttgtaataattatgatgcAAAAGATATCGTAATATTAGAAGGATTAGAAGCTGTTCGAAAAAGACCTGGAATGTATATAGGAAACACCGATTCAAAAGGATTGCAccaaatattatttgaaattGTTGATAATGCAGTagatgaatataataatcatGAGTGCAACCAAATTAAAGTTATAATACACAATGATGAAAGTATAACTATTGAGGATAATGGAAGGGGTATACCTTGTGACATCcatgaaaaaacaaaaaaatcgGCTCTTGAAACAGTTTTAACGGTATTACATTCTGGGGCAAAATTTTTAGATGATGATACAAATATGGTAGTGgaagaagaaaaagtaaaacaaaaaaaaacgaaaaaagaAGTGCAAGAAACTGGAAATAGCAATGTAAGTAATAATTCTAAGGGAGCTGATACTTCTGTAGATGGAACaaaggaaaataaagataaaaacaaaacaaatgaaagtttacaaaaatataaatattcatcTGGATTGCATGGTGTGGGATTATCTGTATCTAATGCGTTAAGCACATTTATGAAAGTAAATGTTTTTAgagataataaaatttataacatTGAATTAGAAAAGGGAAAAGTAgtaaaagaattaaatgTGCAAGATTGtccaattaaaaaaagaggaaCACAAATACATTATAAACCTgataatacaatttttaaaacaaatataaaacataatagtgaatttataaaaaatcggCTACATCAGTTAGcttatttaaatgataaattaactttttatttttatgatgaaagaaattcaaataaaagcAATAGTGATAAAGTTTCAGAAAATGgtgaaaataattcttACAATAAGCTAgataattatgaatatgagataataaaacatgAAGGAGGGTTAGATGAATATATGGAAAAgctaacaaaaaataaaacaaaccTGTTCAAGGTTAACAACAAAGTTATTAGTATAAGTTGCttccaaaaaaatatacatgttgatttaaaattaaaatgggTAACAAatcaatataatgaaaatatcttaagttttgtaaataatgtaaatacAATAGATGGAGGTACACATGTTGATGCAATGAAATATGCAATAAGTAGAAgcattaattataatgtCAAGAAAAATGAGtcgataaaaaattttgtaaacaTACCAGGTGAATATATAAGAGAAGGTTTAACAGCTATCTTgtcaataaaaatgaataaccCGGAATTTGAAGGACAgacaaaaacaaaattaggttcctattatttaaaaccGATATTAGaaagtataatttttgaaaaattatcagAAATATTTGATTTTGAACCAAACTTATtaaatacaatatatttaaaagcGTTACAggcaaaaaaaagtgatgaAGAGGCAAAAGCAGCTCGAGATTTAATAagatcaaaaaataatcaatatTATTCAACAATATTGCCAGGGAAATTAGTAGATTGTATTTCTGATGATATAactaaaaatgaaatatttattgtagAAGGAGATAGTGCGGCAGGTAGTGCTAAACAAGCACGAAACAGAGAAATTCAAGCCATATTGCCattaaaaggaaaaatattaaatgttgaaaaaattaaaaataataaaaaaatattcgaAAATGTTGAATTAAAATCATTAATTACGGCTATAGGGTTAAGTGttaattatgataataGCAAAACTGGAAAATCCACCACAAATAAAcgaaatgataataaagatataaaaaaaaataattttattgataATTCCTTAAGATATgggaaaataattattatgacTGATGCAGATGTGGATGGGGAACATATTTGTATTCTCCTtcttacatttttatataggtttcaaaaagaaattatagAAAATGGTAACGTTTATGTTGCTTGCCCGCCTTTATATAAAgttacatataataaattttatgataaCAATATAAAGGACCGTGTAATAAGCAAATTTAATGTTACTACAAAATCTTCAaagtatattatacatacatattcAGATTCCGAACTTAATGAATTACTAGCTTTATTAGACATGGATAAAGCCCAAACtcttgaaaataaaaacaacttgaaaaaaagaaagaaagaaaattttCTCAATGGGCAAGGAAAGCTTAATGCAACTAAtgaagatgaaaataatgcaaATTTTGATCAGCAGAATGACCAAGATAATTCTGAACAAAGCCAAACAAATTCCTTTATAAGTAACGATATGTCATTTAGCtcttcaaaaaaatatgaaatacaACGATTTAAAGGTTTAGGGGAAATGATGGCCGATCAGTTGTGGAGTACCACAATGGATCCTCAAGTTAGAAAATTAATCAGAGTCACAGTAAGTGATGCGATTAAAGCCAATAATTTGATAAACTCATTAATGGGTGAAGATTCAAAATCTCGAAAagattttattataaaaaattcaagTTCGAATTGA